The Methanobacteriaceae archaeon genomic interval TATAAGTCATAGTACGGCCAGATACAATAAGCATGAAGGCCAATAATAATATTATTAATGTATCCCTTCTAATTTTTAAAAACATTCAATATTCACCCTTAAAATGTGTTAATATAAATTTGAGATTATAATTAATTATATTTAATTAATTCTAAATTATATTTAATAATCTAAGAATTATTCTTAATTTTATCTATTTATTCAATTATTTAAATTTAAATATTCTTTTATTAAAGATATATGCTTAATTAAAGATTTTTCAAGTATAGAAGAATTTTTAGATTTATAATCAATTTATTAATTGATTTTTGATTTAATTTTTTAATCAAATAATGCTATAAACTGATAATTAAGGATAAAAATGATAATAAATTAAATATTATAGATATACTATATAAATATATTATAGCAAATGATTATCTATTTAACATATAAGTATTTTTTGTAATTCATTATTCATTTTGTTATTGTAGGATAGTTTAAAAATAATATCAAGAATCACACTAATTGGATATTAAATTGAATAGAATCGTAAGTCAATTAATTTGAGTCTTAATTAAATCTGAAGCAGGATCCATTCCCTGAGCACCAATTAATAAAATAGTATCCTGAAAATCCGCCATAGACAATACATTTTTTAATGATGCATTCAATGTTTCCTCAAAAATGTACTCAATCTGCTGCGATTTTAGGGTTTCCAAAAAGATTTTTTTTTCATGTTCTTCTACCGTATTTAAATTGTCAACTACATCACTGCTAGCAGAAACAATTAGACCATAATCTAAATCTAATTCATTTAAAGATTCAGCTAAAGCTTGAGAATTAATTTGATTAATTTCATCACCCCTAGATCCCCTAATAGAACAAACAACCCATAATTTACTTTTCATATCAGGAGATACTGGAAATTCGTCATGGGGTGTAGTATTTGAATTAGATGAGTTATGATCATATACAAAATCGGCGGCACTTTTAATAGTGGCCTTTATTCCGTCAGGATTGTGGGCAAAATCATCAATTATTCGTGGATTTTCGTTAATTATCGAAAATCTCCTATTTAAAGCATGGTATAAAATAATACCATGAGTAATATCCTCCAAAGGAACTTTCAAAGAAATACATGCTGAAATAGCAGCTAATGTATTTTCAATAAAGTGCTGGCTTTTAAATGGTAAATCTTTAGTTTCGATTAATAGTTCTCCTTTAAAGAAAATACCTCCAGAATTAATGTCAGAACCATCAAATTCCAGATCACAGCCAGTTCCATGATAAAAAGGAGTTATCTGAGAATTTAAAGACTCACCCATTTTTCTAACCAGTGCATCATTGAAATTCAGGACCACCACTCCAGATTCCATAGCCCTGACCGCACCATAAATCTCATCAAATACCTCATCCATAGAATTAACCAGACCGATATGGTCCATGGCCACATTAGTAATAACTAAAACCTCAGGATTTATAGCTTGAGTCATAAAATAAGCATGGTCTTTCATTACATTATCTAACCATCCCTGAACTTCAGAAACTTCAATTGTTAAAGCATCTATTTCCGGACCCGAACGCCCATTAATCTGATTATCATGACATTTTAAGCTGGATTTTTCTAGATTTTGTGCAAATTCAGATATCTGTTTAGATACCATAGGATCTATTAATGTGTTAAATTCAGATTTAGAGTCAGTATTAGTGTAAATATTCCATTTAGCAGTTTTAAGAATGTGATAAATCATATGAGTTGTTGTTGATTTACCATTAGTTCCAGTAATTACCACCCTATGGGATTCCGGAGCAAATTCATTAATGGCCCATTTTAAAGCAAACGCATTAGCAATTTCTATTTTTTCAACTAGAATTAAAGACATTCCATATTTTATGGCCAGCTCAGTTGCTCCTTCTCGAGCATCTTGAGTTATTATGCCAGAAACTCCCTTTTTAAAAGCAATTCTAATTCCTTCCTCGTTGATCCAGTGCCTTATAATAATATCCCCACAATTAGAATCACCTAAGGTATTGAAAATGCCAGTGAAAAGATTATCTGGGCCAAATAATTTCCCTGAAATATTATCAGCAATGGTGGAGGCTAAAAAATTTGAATTATAATTTATATGGCGTGTTTCCATGAAATTTTACCTCAGTTAGAGAAAGATTGATAAAAATAAAGACCTATGGCACATATTATTAGAGTTAAAACCCAGTAGATTAGAACAATTTTCTTTTCAGAAAGTCCTTTATAATGTAAAGTATGGTGTAATGGTTCTACAGGGAGTTTTATTATGTGAGCTCTGTGCATCAAACTTATAATTACTGAAACAATAGGGACTGCTAGGGCAAGAACACCAAAGTAAGCCGTATCGGTGAGCATAACTGCTGCCGCATATCCTCCACCTAAAGCAAAAGATCCAGTATCTCCCATGAAAATACTTGCAGGATAGCGATTAAAGGCCAAAAAACCTAAACTTAATCCGGTTAAAGCAATAAATGGGATGGAAAAGGCAAAATTACCATTTAAATTCAGGAAAATAGCACATGAAGCTGAGGCAATGGTTATTATTCCTGCAGCCAGGCCATCCATACCATCTATAAGGTTAACTGCATTGATTGCTCCAATGATTCCAATTATAACAATAGGAATAACCAAAAATCCCAGAGAAAATCCACCAATTGTTGTTACTGCACCAGTGCCTACTAAGAATAGTGCGATGATAAATTGAGCCAGAATTTTTTCGCTCTCCTTAACCTCGCTTTTAATAGGGGCCTCCCCAACAACTTCAACATTTCCAGTTTTTAAAAGTCCTTCTAAATCATTTTTTGCTTTTTCAGTGGCAGCACGGGCTTCTTCACCAGGTTTTAGAGATAGCTGACCAATTTCAACAGGAAATTTTGAGATGTTTTTAACAATTTTTTGCAGTTCTTTGGTTTTTAAGCCAATTAAATCATCAAGTAATCCTACTAAGCCTGCAGTCATCATTATAAAACAAGTTATAATCAAATAAGTGTTTTTGAAATATATACAAGATACAAAAAGTGCTGCCATGAGGATTCCAATACCACCCATGGTAGGAGTGCCTGCTTTGTGGCGATGTTCTGTTACAATAGGACTGTCCGATATATTAGCGTTTTTAAGAATTTTTTTGATAAATGCTGTGAAAAAGAGGGATGCTAATAGAGCTAATGCTAGCACCACCCATCCATTTTGAAGAGAATCCAAATTATCACCTTATTAAATAAAATACAATTGATAACTGATATCATTATCCAGTTTGTAATTGAAATATGAGATTATTTCTATTTAAAATTTTATTTAACCTAGTCTTAATAACCAATTAATATTATTAAGACCAAATTTTGATTAATATTATTAAATAACTTAATGTTTTAAAGAAGTTATGATTCCATAAGTAATTTTCATCTATTAACTAATTGATAAAACAATAATTTAAATATTTTATGATAATCTTTTATTCATCATTTATTTAAGTTTTGACAATTTAGATTTTATTGATTAGATTAATTATAAAAATAAAATAAGATGAAAATAAGATATTAAAACAATTAAACTAGAATAATAAAATTAAAATTTATTTAAATCTATTTTAAGCATTTCTACGGTTTTATAAGTACTTTTTTGATCTTTACCTCGAATAGTGACTCGTTCATAATTTTTTGGGCCGTGTACAACCCATGAATCAAAGCCACTGAAGTTTTGAGAAGAATTATCACAATTTGGACCTTTAAATTCACCTACTGGAATTTCGAGGGAATAATAATTTTTCATTCTGTTTTTAACATCATTAACATCCCATTTCCCTAAGGCCATATCCACCATTTCATTAAGAGGATTAATATCAGAACTGGCAGCAGTAAGGTATCTAGTACCACTAGGGCGAGTATTCATTTCTATAGCATATAATTTCCCAGATGATGGCTCGAATATCATATCAACATCAGTATTACCTTCTGATCCCATTAAATTTGTTATTTTTAGAGCCAATTCTCTGGCCAATTCATTGGAAAGTCCAGGGATATCAGCTGGTGCATATTTAACCTTATCTAAGGGATGAAGGCATTCTAAAGTAGTTTTACCCTTACAGACAACAACCAATGGTACTGATTTTCCATTCCACCTTAAAACCTCTACCGAAATTTCAAATCCATCAATAAATTGTTCTATAATGGCCCCATCATATTTTTGGAAGTAAGTTTCCACATCTTCCTTATTTTTGGCCACCATTATTCCTACTCCACCCTGGCCCTCACTTTGTTTTAATACACATGGAAATTTAATTTTAGAAGATTTACTTGCTAAAAAATCAGAATTATGTATTTTATCTGAATTTTCTGAATTATATATGATTTGATAATCGGGAGTATTTATATTATTTTTAGCAAAAAATTCCTTGGTTTTTATTTTACTGGTGGCCATAGAAGCTGCAGATTCATTAGAAGCAACTACTGGAATTCCATACTCTTTTTCCAGCACATTCTTCATTTTTCCTAGATCCATTAAAGGCCCATCTATCCCGATTAAAGGTAGAACCGCATCAACATCTTCTTTAATGGCCAGCTCCATAGGTGCTTCCATTCCTCGAGGCACTATATGGACTTTGTCGGGAAGTTTTAGATTAGGTGAATCTGAATTTGATTCAGACATTATGCTGTTAATGCCCTTTTCCTGGACATAATCTACCACTCCATGGTATAATCTTGCTCCGATAAATAAAATCTTCATTATATCACTTTTAAAAGAAAATTATCTATTATTTGAATTTCTATTATTAATAAATTAAAATAGAATATTTGGTCCTGAAGATATTTTATAAGATATTTTTATTAAATTAAGCCATCCCATTCTTAATAAACTTAATAGCTTATTCAATATAAAATTTTTTAATATATTGTTTGATATCTTAGATTTAATTAAATATTGTGGATATTGAAATTTATAATTAAAACATATATTAACAATTTATATTAGATTTAAATCATTAAAAATATTTTTAAAAACATCTACTAATTTATTAACACTTATTTGAACTTTTTCTGTTATTTCTTCACCCAATTCCATTTTTTGAGGTTGTATCCCTAATAAAATGATTTTAAAAGAAGAAGTCGTCTCTAAATATTTAATTAAAAATGAAATAGGCATAGAATGAGTAGATACATTATATTGGGAGATTTTTTCCTTTGATATGACTTCCATATCTCCCGGAGCAGCATTCATTTCCACTGCATCAATTAAAATAACATGGGATGGATTTTCCTTGCGTATAGTTCCTGTAAAATTTTCTGGAACAATTCCCCCATCAATTACAATCACTTTAGAGGCGTTTTTAGTTATTTTAGAAAATTTATTAGCAAATAAAGGACCTAAACCGTCATCACCTCTTAATTCATTCCCAATGGTCAAAATTAGAAGCTTTTGGCAGTTTTCAAGAAATATCTTTAATTTTGGTTCTAATTGTATCTAAACCACCTCCCATAACATAAGATAAATTCAGTTTAAGTTTTTCATTCTTATTTAAATCTATTTCTTCTATGGGTACAAATAGAGGTGGATTAAGCATGGGAGTAGGGCCACAAATCAAATTAGGCTCGATTAATGTAAAAGATGTGAGTTTTATGGCATTTATTTTTCCCGGAATCGAAATTGTAAATTCAATATCCACATTAACATGTTCTTCAATAGACGGTTCAAAAATAATCTTATTAAAAATAACTAAATTTCCCCTATTTTGATACTTTGGAAAATTTATATCATCAACATCCTGATAGCAAATTCTCGGGCTTTGCATAAATATAGGTTCGGCCCCATTTAAAACACAGCAGGGTATTACAGTGCCTGATGGTTTTAGATAATTTAAAGCTTTATTTAAAACAGGAATCTGTTCTTCATCAATTAAAGCCGTATCTAACATTTCACAGATAATCAAATCTGCTTTTTGGGTAAATTCAAAATCCATTATATCCGTATTAATCACCTGGACATTATGCCATTTTTCAAGATTTTTTTTGGCACATTCTGATGATTTAGGATTCTTTTCTAATGCAAAAATAAAATTAGAGGTAGGGGCAGCGAAATAAGAAAGAATTCCACTCCCCGTACCAAGGTCATACACTACATCCCACTTATTATCAAAGATAGCCTCATAAAAGGCCGATAATCTCTCAGTATCTTTTAAGAGATCATAATGATAGGGTGTAGTTAAAAATTTCATTGATTTTATTGGTTTAAATTTAGAAAAAATCAATTTGAAATTATTCGTGATCAAGATGTTGTCCAGTTGCAGTACTGGTTAATCTCACATGGTCTACACCTTTTAACCTCATCATTTTTTCGGTTAGGTTTCTAATGTATCCCACATCTCCTTTAACAACAACAACTTCCAGACAATACTTGTCAGTCATGTGCACGTGCATTACAGCATTAATATAATCTCGGTAATCATGCTGAATATCCGCTAAATCTTCCATAACACCAGTATAGTGGTGGTCATATATTACTGCGATAATTCCAATACGTTCGCCTTCCATTTCATTCATCCATTGATAACGGACAATGTAATCTTTTAAAGCGTCTCTTATACCTTTAGATCTTGATTGGTATCCTCGATCTTTTAATACTTCATCAAATTCACTTAACAGTTTCTTGGGTAGTGACATACTTATTCTCATCATAATGTTCCCCCGTAGGTTATTATATTAATAATCTATCATCATATTTATACTTTTTTTCTGAAGCAATATTGTTGAAAGCAAACAATAGTATAATATTAATTTGAATATTGGTGTGTAGTAATAATATTTGTGTATAGTTGTACTATATAAATAATTCGTTCGATTTATTGAAAAAATTCGATAATCAGATAAGTCCATTTTAGAAATCAACCCATATAAAACCTTTTTCAATTGAAAATTTTTGAGGGAAAATCCATTAAAGCAAAATATAAAGGTAAAATGAAACAGATTAAAACTGAGGGATAAAATGAAGGTTAAAGAAGCAATGAATAACGAAGTTATTACTATAAGTCCTTATACCCTGCCTCTGGAAGCATTTGAGAAAATGTATAAACATGGCGTGAGAAGGCTATTTGTATTGGATGATGAAAATAAACCTATTGGTGTTGTATCTTATACTGACCTTATTGGAGTATTAGGAACCATAAAACCAGGACCTCAAGAAGCAGAAGATATTAAGGTATCTGAAATTATGGTAGAAAAGGTAATAACCATATCTGCCGATGATGCTATAGAAGACGCTGCCAATTTAATGTTAAGGGCGGATATTTCTGGTCTTCTAGTAATAAAAGATGAAAATCCAGTGGGTGTTATAACAAAAACGGATATTTGTCGAATGGTAGCTGCAGAACTTTTAGTTCCTTCTTAAATGCAAATTATATTTTATCTATTTTTAATTAATATTATTCAATTTTATACTTATTCTAATTTCAAAACAAATATTATCTTGCCAAACTAGATAAATGAGAATTGTAACTAGATAAAGATAATTAAATAAGGAGAATTTGAATGAACCAAAAATTAGAAGATGAATTTGTAAAGAATTTAAAGGGTGGTTCAATACTCTCAAAATTTGCCATTTCTAATAAAACAATTAAGCTGACCAAGCATGGAAATGAATATCTTGATGTAACACTTTCTGATAAAACAGGCAAAATAACTGGCAGAATGTTTTCCAATGGAAAATTAAATTCTATGATACAGGAAATTGAAAATGGGGATATCTGTACTATAAGAGGAAATATTGAAGAATATCAGGGCCGACTTAATTTAAAAATCTCAGAAATGATAGGATGTTCTGCCGAAGAATTTGATAAAAAGGATTTTCTACATTCCTCAGAGAAAAACACAGATAAGCTAATGGAAGTCATTGCAGACACCATAAATCAAATGAAAAATCCACAGCTGAAAAATCTTCTGAAACTATTTTTTGATGATGAAAAATTTAAAAATGAATTTTGCAGTGCCCCCGCAGCAGTGCGAATGCATCACAATTATATTGGTGGCCTTTTAGAGCATACATCTCAAGTTTTAATATTATGTAAAACTATATGCCAAAATTATCCAGAACTTGATAATGATCTCCTTTTTACAGGAGCTATTTTGCATGACATTGGCAAAATGAAAATTTACCGACAGAATGGATTCAGCATAGAATACACTGAAGATGGGCTTCTCCTGGAACATATATACATTTCAGCCCAGATGGTTAAAGAACGGGCAAATAAAATTTTAATTAGTGAAGAAACTGTGAAAAAGGTAATCCATCTTATTTTAAGTCATCATGGAGATGTGAGTAATGGTTGGGGTTCAGCAGTGAGTCCATTTTTACCAGAAGCCACAGCTTTGCATTACGCCGATAATTTAGATGCTAAAGTGAAAATAGCACTGGATAAACAAAAATAATCACCAAAGCAATAATAAAAGAAAAAAAAGAATTAGTTTACTAAAAAAAACTAAATAAAAGTTTTTATATCGTGATTAAATTTGATTTGAGAATATAATAGATTTAATGGATTAAATACCGGTGCAGACATGATAACCATAACCAAAAAAGAAAACGTGGTTTTCAACCAGATAAAATATCTTCAAATGGAATATACTGGTGGTATATCTGAAAATATACTTAAAATGGAAATTGATATTACAGAACACCATTTCAAAGATGTTTTAGACGATTTAGAGCAGAAAAATCTCATTATTCGTGAAAATGGGAAGATCAAAGCTTTACCTGTTAGTAAAAAAATTTCTGTGGTTGAAACCCGTAAAGAAGTAAAAACTGCAGAATTAGATCAAATGGAATTAGATGC includes:
- a CDS encoding Mur ligase family protein → METRHINYNSNFLASTIADNISGKLFGPDNLFTGIFNTLGDSNCGDIIIRHWINEEGIRIAFKKGVSGIITQDAREGATELAIKYGMSLILVEKIEIANAFALKWAINEFAPESHRVVITGTNGKSTTTHMIYHILKTAKWNIYTNTDSKSEFNTLIDPMVSKQISEFAQNLEKSSLKCHDNQINGRSGPEIDALTIEVSEVQGWLDNVMKDHAYFMTQAINPEVLVITNVAMDHIGLVNSMDEVFDEIYGAVRAMESGVVVLNFNDALVRKMGESLNSQITPFYHGTGCDLEFDGSDINSGGIFFKGELLIETKDLPFKSQHFIENTLAAISACISLKVPLEDITHGIILYHALNRRFSIINENPRIIDDFAHNPDGIKATIKSAADFVYDHNSSNSNTTPHDEFPVSPDMKSKLWVVCSIRGSRGDEINQINSQALAESLNELDLDYGLIVSASSDVVDNLNTVEEHEKKIFLETLKSQQIEYIFEETLNASLKNVLSMADFQDTILLIGAQGMDPASDLIKTQIN
- a CDS encoding phospho-N-acetylmuramoyl-pentapeptide-transferase, whose amino-acid sequence is MVLALALLASLFFTAFIKKILKNANISDSPIVTEHRHKAGTPTMGGIGILMAALFVSCIYFKNTYLIITCFIMMTAGLVGLLDDLIGLKTKELQKIVKNISKFPVEIGQLSLKPGEEARAATEKAKNDLEGLLKTGNVEVVGEAPIKSEVKESEKILAQFIIALFLVGTGAVTTIGGFSLGFLVIPIVIIGIIGAINAVNLIDGMDGLAAGIITIASASCAIFLNLNGNFAFSIPFIALTGLSLGFLAFNRYPASIFMGDTGSFALGGGYAAAVMLTDTAYFGVLALAVPIVSVIISLMHRAHIIKLPVEPLHHTLHYKGLSEKKIVLIYWVLTLIICAIGLYFYQSFSN
- a CDS encoding ATP-grasp domain-containing protein, with product MKILFIGARLYHGVVDYVQEKGINSIMSESNSDSPNLKLPDKVHIVPRGMEAPMELAIKEDVDAVLPLIGIDGPLMDLGKMKNVLEKEYGIPVVASNESAASMATSKIKTKEFFAKNNINTPDYQIIYNSENSDKIHNSDFLASKSSKIKFPCVLKQSEGQGGVGIMVAKNKEDVETYFQKYDGAIIEQFIDGFEISVEVLRWNGKSVPLVVVCKGKTTLECLHPLDKVKYAPADIPGLSNELARELALKITNLMGSEGNTDVDMIFEPSSGKLYAIEMNTRPSGTRYLTAASSDINPLNEMVDMALGKWDVNDVKNRMKNYYSLEIPVGEFKGPNCDNSSQNFSGFDSWVVHGPKNYERVTIRGKDQKSTYKTVEMLKIDLNKF
- the hycI gene encoding hydrogenase maturation peptidase HycI; amino-acid sequence: MTIGNELRGDDGLGPLFANKFSKITKNASKVIVIDGGIVPENFTGTIRKENPSHVILIDAVEMNAAPGDMEVISKEKISQYNVSTHSMPISFLIKYLETTSSFKIILLGIQPQKMELGEEITEKVQISVNKLVDVFKNIFNDLNLI
- a CDS encoding methyltransferase domain-containing protein, producing the protein MKFLTTPYHYDLLKDTERLSAFYEAIFDNKWDVVYDLGTGSGILSYFAAPTSNFIFALEKNPKSSECAKKNLEKWHNVQVINTDIMDFEFTQKADLIICEMLDTALIDEEQIPVLNKALNYLKPSGTVIPCCVLNGAEPIFMQSPRICYQDVDDINFPKYQNRGNLVIFNKIIFEPSIEEHVNVDIEFTISIPGKINAIKLTSFTLIEPNLICGPTPMLNPPLFVPIEEIDLNKNEKLKLNLSYVMGGGLDTIRTKIKDIS
- the nikR gene encoding nickel-responsive transcriptional regulator NikR, which encodes MMRISMSLPKKLLSEFDEVLKDRGYQSRSKGIRDALKDYIVRYQWMNEMEGERIGIIAVIYDHHYTGVMEDLADIQHDYRDYINAVMHVHMTDKYCLEVVVVKGDVGYIRNLTEKMMRLKGVDHVRLTSTATGQHLDHE
- a CDS encoding CBS domain-containing protein, which encodes MKVKEAMNNEVITISPYTLPLEAFEKMYKHGVRRLFVLDDENKPIGVVSYTDLIGVLGTIKPGPQEAEDIKVSEIMVEKVITISADDAIEDAANLMLRADISGLLVIKDENPVGVITKTDICRMVAAELLVPS
- a CDS encoding HD domain-containing protein, with the protein product MNQKLEDEFVKNLKGGSILSKFAISNKTIKLTKHGNEYLDVTLSDKTGKITGRMFSNGKLNSMIQEIENGDICTIRGNIEEYQGRLNLKISEMIGCSAEEFDKKDFLHSSEKNTDKLMEVIADTINQMKNPQLKNLLKLFFDDEKFKNEFCSAPAAVRMHHNYIGGLLEHTSQVLILCKTICQNYPELDNDLLFTGAILHDIGKMKIYRQNGFSIEYTEDGLLLEHIYISAQMVKERANKILISEETVKKVIHLILSHHGDVSNGWGSAVSPFLPEATALHYADNLDAKVKIALDKQK